The following coding sequences lie in one Kryptolebias marmoratus isolate JLee-2015 linkage group LG5, ASM164957v2, whole genome shotgun sequence genomic window:
- the tbxta gene encoding T-box transcription factor T-A encodes MSSLNPDQRLEHLLSAVESEFQKGSEKGDTSERDIKLTLEDSELWSKFKELTNEMIVTKTGRRMFPVLRVSVSGLDPNAMYSVLLDFVAADNNRWKYVNGEWVPGGKPEPQSPSCVYIHPDSPNFGAHWMKAPVSFSKVKLSNKLNGGGQIMLNSLHKYEPRIHIVKVGGIQKMISSQSFPETQFIAVTAYQNEEITALKIKHNPFAKAFLDAKERSDHKEVSDHSADSQQSGYSQLGGWFLPSQNPICPSSSPPQFSSTAGHSSGSYCERYSSLRSHRAAPYPTHYPHRSSSTNNYMDTSSGTLPAHDSWSPLQIPNSTGMGTLSHTTNSTSNSSQYPSLWSVAGTTLTPSGSSTSGSIPGGLTSQFLRGSSYTGLASSLPVSSPSSMYDPSLSEVGVGDAQFESSIARLTATWAPVAQSY; translated from the exons ATGAGCTCTTTGAACCCGGACCAGCGGCTGGAGCACCTCCTGAGCGCCGTGGAGAGCGAGTTCCAGAAGGGCAGCGAGAAGGGGGACACGTCGGAGAGGGACATCAAACTGACGCTGGAAGACTCTGAACTGTGGagcaaatttaaagaattaaccAACGAGATGATCGTCACTAAGACTGGGAG GAGGATGTTTCCGGTCCTCCGCGTCAGCGTCTCCGGACTGGACCCGAACGCCATGTACTCGGTGCTGCTGGACTTTGTAGCCGCGGACAACAACCGCTGGAAGTACGTGAACGGGGAGTGGGTCCCAGGGGGCAAACCGGAGCCCCAGAGTCCCAGCTGCGTCTACATCCACCCGGACTCCCCGAACTTCGGTGCTCACTGGATGAAAGCGCCGGTGTCCTTCAGCAAAGTAAAACTGTCCAACAAACTGAACGGCGGAGGacag ATTATGCTGAATTCTTTGCACAAGTACGAGCCAAGGATCCACATCGTCAAGGTTGGAGGCATCCAGAAGATGATCAGCAGTCAGTCGTTTCCTGAAACTCAGTTCATCGCTGTCACAGCGTACCAGAATGAGGAG ATCACTGCTCTGAAGATAAAACACAATCCGTTTGCCAAAGCCTTTCTGGATGCCAAAGAAAG gagtGACCATAAAGAAGTCTCAGACCACAGCGCAGACAGCCAGCAGTCAGGTTATTCTCAGC TTGGAGGTTGGTTCCTTCCAAGTCAGAATCCCATCTGCCCCAGCAGCAGCCCCCCTCAGTTCAGCAGCACGGCGGGCCACTCATCCGGCTCCTACTGTGAGCGCTACTCCAGCTTGAGGAGCCACAGAGCAGCCCCGTACCCCACCCATTACCCCCACCGCAGCTCCAGCACAA acaacTACATGGACACCAGCTCAGGGACTCTGCCTGCCCACGACAGCTGGTCGCCCCTTCAGATCCCCAACTCCACAGGGATGGGGACTCTGTCCCACACCACCAACTCCACCTCCAACTCCAG TCAGTACCCCAGCCTCTGGTCGGTCGCCGGCACCACGCTCACACCTTCAGGCTCCTCCACCTCTGGCTCCATACCTGGGGGTCTGACCTCCCAGTTCCTAAGGGGCTCCTCTTACACGGGCTTGGCCTCTTCACTTCCCGTCTCGTCGCCGTCCTCCATGTACGACCCCAGCCTGAGCGAGGTTGGGGTCGGGGACGCTCAGTTTGAGAGCTCCATCGCCAGGCTCACAGCGACCTGGGCGCCTGTAGCCCAGAGCTACTGA